The Longimicrobium sp. genome includes the window CTGCGGCTCGAAAGGAACCGCATCGCCACCGGAATGAGCTGGGTCGAAGCAAAGGTGAGTATCACGCGCAACGCCGTGCGTACCTATCTCGCCCAGCCCAGCTTCACTTTGGGGGCAACTGCGTAAGTCCTATCTGTGTGAGACTTCTTTACCAGCTTTGCACACAGGCGGATGACGGATGGCATCAGGAGCCTTGCTTCTTCGGAGTACCCTATGTAGTATTCTAGTGGGAGACGCATCCACCCGAGGGGCTGACGCATGCCGCCGAGACCGAACCTGACGTATCCGACCGCGCTGGTGCTGCACGCGCTATCCATGGGGCAGTCGTACGGCTTCGACATCA containing:
- a CDS encoding IS701 family transposase — encoded protein: LRLERNRIATGMSWVEAKVSITRNAVRTYLAQPSFTLGATA